One stretch of Eupeodes corollae chromosome 2, idEupCoro1.1, whole genome shotgun sequence DNA includes these proteins:
- the LOC129944920 gene encoding putative nuclease HARBI1: MNLRGVKRYKDRRDISPDLSKGLLRFESENVDFLTSHFLDENTDARGGGLTARKKMEIFLRYVSDPGFQNGVANDMGVERSTVSRTFSSLLDKIVSKSEDWIKFPRTIEDMDQAKADWASKFRIPTVIGAIDCTHVHIMKPSEFGDEYVNRKGKTTINIQMTCDANEKITSVDAQWPGSVHDGRIWRVSGIQDVVRRYDGDVCLLGDSGYGITPWLLTPFDEPRNARERNYNSTHAQERVIIIERVFGQMKRRFPILSSQVRIAVKNVPNLVISCAVLHNVAKHLNDPWEVEDGIENGVAEENVSLYNLDRNEVINRRHGQQKRFEISNNLMM, from the coding sequence ATGAACCTGCGTGGTGTGAAACGTTATAAAGACCGGCGTGATATAAGTCCCGATCTATCTAAGGGACTATTACGGTTTGAGAGCGAAAACGTAGATTTTCTCACTTCGCACTTTCTTGATGAAAACACTGATGCAAGGGGTGGAGGATTAACTGCACGGAAAAAGATGGAAATTTTTCTGAGATACGTTAGTGATCCAGGATTCCAAAATGGTGTTGCCAACGACATGGGGGTTGAAAGAAGTACCGTCAGCAgaacattttcaagtttattGGATAAAATAGTGTCGAAGTCTGAAGATTGGATTAAATTTCCACGCACTATTGAAGATATGGATCAGGCCAAGGCAGATTGGGCTTCAAAATTTCGCATTCCGACTGTCATTGGTGCTATAGATTGCACTCACGTGCATATTATGAAACCTTCGGAATTCGGCGACGAGTATGTGAACagaaaaggaaaaacaacaataaacattCAGATGACTTGTGACGCTAATGAAAAAATTACAAGTGTGGACGCTCAATGGCCAGGGAGTGTACATGATGGCAGGATTTGGCGAGTGAGTGGAATTCAGGACGTGGTGCGCCGATATGATGGTGATGTTTGTCTCCTTGGTGATAGCGGATATGGAATTACTCCTTGGTTACTGACTCCTTTTGACGAACCAAGAAATGCTCGTGAGCGGAATTACAATTCGACCCATGCTCAGGAAAgagtaataataattgaacGAGTTTTTGGCCAGATGAAACGTCGTTTTCCCATACTCTCGAGCCAAGTTAGAATAGCAGTCAAAAATGTTCCCAATTTGGTAATAAGTTGTGCAGTGCTTCACAATGTAGCAAAACATTTGAATGATCCTTGGGAAGTGGAAGACGGAATCGAAAATGGTGTGGCTGAAGAAAATGTATCTCTATATAATTTAGATCGGAATGAAGTTATAAATAGACGACATGGTCAGCAAAAACGATTCGAAATTAGTAATAATCTGATGATGTAA
- the LOC129944921 gene encoding uncharacterized protein LOC129944921, whose amino-acid sequence MDESSVTSGCDNRAIFVALLKEFSVVLNKSMLPKVASAKEKAWGCLVDQFSKNVGKQTSVGQLKKLLNNMKTAVKKKTDVNATGNKPITLLSWEADFLKICDSNENPVYCKIPGASCVGLGASSTSELNEENENREDEDDPVDMLASNQPITPVTCIRKSDATKLKKDKKLKLSAETEETSKLTTGELQRLLLLEQIKLTRLQAEREQLMITELNLRAAQHRRTESVEQRVVVEEDDVLKIFCY is encoded by the coding sequence ATGGATGAAAGTAGTGTGACTTCGGGTTGTGACAATAGAGCTATTTTTGTAGCGTTATTGAAAGAATTTAGTGTTGTGCTAAATAAATCCATGTTGCCTAAAGTTGCATCTGCTAAAGAGAAGGCATGGGGATGTTTAGTCgaccaattttcgaaaaatgttgggaAGCAAACTAGTGTTGGACagttaaaaaagctattgaACAATATGAAAACCGCAGTCAAGAAAAAAACTGATGTCAACGCAACTGGAAATAAACCAATAACATTGTTGTCATGGGAGGCAGATTTCCTAAAAATTTGCGATTCAAACGAGAACCCAGTTTATTGCAAAATACCTGGGGCTTCATGCGTTGGATTGGGAGCAAGTTCTACATCTGAACTCAATGAGGAGAATGAGAATAGGGAAGACGAAGATGACCCCGTTGACATGTTAGCATCAAACCAGCCCATCACACCAGTGACTTGCATACGTAAGAGCGATGCGACGAAGTTGAAAAAAGATAAGAAATTGAAACTCTCAGCTGAAACTGAAGAGACGTCAAAGTTGACAACTGGTGAGTTGCAGCGTTTATTATTACTTGAACAAATTAAGCTAACAAGACTTCAGGCTGAACGTGAACAACTGATGATAACGGAGTTGAACCTAAGAGCTGCACAACACAGACGAACGGAGTCCGTTGAACAACGCGTTGTGGTTGAAGAAGACGATGTCTTaaagattttttgttattga